One genomic region from Streptomyces sp. NBC_00582 encodes:
- a CDS encoding PP2C family protein-serine/threonine phosphatase, giving the protein MSRESLDAALRPPSPRRGWVWWLPLIAVAVDVLMEVIVRGREPVSFVLIAVPPLAAATRGPRGTALSAVVCLGLQMWMAARRPGHFAEQHHVAVYVGTLLIGVASVALARQRERTRQHLIRAHSIAEAMQRTLLRPVPHRLGPVRAAGFYEAGEGGTLVGGDLYDVCETPFGVRAIIGDVRGKGLGAVQTVAAVLGSFRVSAHEWRSLSRLAERLELSIARNGPAGEEGDPELFVTALVLEFPPGGGEVRIVDRGHPSPLVVGHREARRLVTAPGLPLGLGALAAGGDETTVHPLGPGEVLVAHTDGVSEARDADGVFYPVLRRLGERFREECAPDPEAVVSFVRSDSARWSAGADNDDRAVLALRLDTEAIGETGDTEETGATQDGGVRVTGGSDPGRRPSHRLQ; this is encoded by the coding sequence GTGTCCCGCGAGAGCCTCGACGCCGCGTTGCGGCCCCCGTCCCCGCGGCGGGGCTGGGTGTGGTGGCTGCCGCTGATCGCGGTGGCCGTCGACGTGCTCATGGAAGTGATCGTCAGGGGCCGTGAGCCGGTGAGCTTCGTCCTCATCGCGGTGCCGCCGCTCGCCGCCGCGACGCGCGGCCCGCGCGGCACGGCGCTGTCGGCCGTGGTCTGTCTGGGCCTGCAGATGTGGATGGCGGCCCGTCGCCCCGGCCACTTCGCCGAGCAGCACCATGTCGCGGTGTACGTCGGCACGCTCCTCATCGGCGTCGCCAGTGTGGCGCTGGCCCGGCAGCGGGAGCGGACCCGGCAGCATCTGATCCGGGCCCACTCGATCGCGGAGGCCATGCAGCGGACCCTGTTGCGGCCGGTCCCGCACCGGCTCGGTCCCGTGCGCGCGGCCGGGTTCTACGAGGCCGGGGAGGGCGGCACGCTGGTCGGCGGTGATCTGTACGACGTGTGCGAGACGCCGTTCGGGGTGCGGGCGATCATCGGTGACGTGCGGGGCAAGGGGCTGGGCGCGGTGCAGACGGTCGCGGCGGTGCTGGGCAGCTTCCGGGTGTCGGCCCATGAGTGGCGGAGCCTGAGCCGGCTGGCCGAACGGCTGGAGCTCAGCATCGCCCGCAACGGTCCGGCCGGTGAGGAGGGCGACCCGGAGCTCTTCGTGACCGCGCTGGTGCTGGAGTTCCCGCCGGGCGGCGGCGAGGTGCGGATCGTCGACCGAGGGCACCCCTCCCCGCTGGTGGTCGGCCACCGGGAGGCCCGTCGGCTGGTCACCGCGCCCGGGCTGCCGCTGGGCCTGGGCGCGCTGGCGGCGGGCGGCGACGAGACGACCGTGCACCCGCTCGGCCCCGGCGAGGTGCTGGTCGCGCACACGGACGGGGTGAGCGAGGCCCGGGACGCGGACGGTGTCTTCTATCCGGTGCTGCGGCGGCTCGGCGAGCGCTTCCGTGAGGAGTGCGCCCCCGATCCGGAGGCGGTCGTGTCGTTCGTGCGCTCCGACTCCGCACGCTGGTCGGCCGGCGCCGACAACGACGACCGGGCCGTGCTCGCCCTGCGCCTGGACACCGAGGCGATCGGGGAGACCGGGGACACCGAGGAGACCGGGGCGACGCAGGACGGGGGAGTCCGCGTGACCGGGGGCTCAGACCCCGGCCGCCGCCCGTCGCATCGCCTCCAGTGA